A window of the Henckelia pumila isolate YLH828 chromosome 3, ASM3356847v2, whole genome shotgun sequence genome harbors these coding sequences:
- the LOC140888460 gene encoding zinc finger BED domain-containing protein RICESLEEPER 2-like gives MAEESKLDESNGSNANAPSSVSTITSEVGKKRKAVRTRSPVWEHFEKYDDSDGAPRARCKYCSSNYAANTSFNGTSTLSGHLQKCKKNPNNVETSQAKIGFHQAPKDQKGEGSMSIWKFDQELCRKALAKMIILDEQPFSSVEKEGFRYFLSVAQPQFRISSRKTVTRDCFELFSEEKQKLKTFFKENNQRICLTTDTWTSIQRINYLCLTGHFIDKDWKLHKRILNFCPVSSHKGDDMAIAITKCLLDWGLDKVFTVTVDNASSNDVTVKELSKQFSKWGTNLMDGHHLHVRCMAHVINLIVQDGLKEIGDSVRRVRQAVRYIRQSPARIKRFKDCCEIEKITSKRSLCLDVATRWNSTYLMLKAAQEFENAFVSYGNLDPGLLEYLLLYVCEDGKIAGALTSDDWANVRRMEKFLETFYNLTLRVSGSLYVTSNVHFHEIGELYCVLKLLTEGDDINLSLMARKMKAKFDKYWGVPQKMNKMIFVSCVLDPRFKFDYVAFVLLRMYGQEKGEKMRDEVKTYMTSLFDEYRKVTSKTFGVLSDSHCSTMDLSSRINFGSIHKGTLIQQEYLKHKAESGCMDAKSELDRYLGEEIEVANEQFDILLWWKMNSPRFPSLADMARHVLAIPISTVASESAFSTGGRVLDSFRSSLTPRLVQALVCVQDWLRNESSPVKTEEELDHLERLESGVYLISFYVIIILFLIAYRLMMPIFNCFPRFSQ, from the coding sequence ATGGCTGAAGAAAGTAAACTTGATGAAAGTAATGGTTCAAATGCTAACGCACCTTCTTCGGTATCTACGATTACCAGTGAAGTTGGAAAAAAACGAAAAGCGGTAAGAACTAGATCTCCTGTCTGGGAACATTTTGAGAAGTATGATGATTCTGATGGGGCTCCTAGAGCAAGGTGCAAATATTGTAGTTCTAATTATGCTGCTAATACAAGCTTTAATGGAACTTCAACGTTGAGTGGTCATTTgcaaaaatgtaaaaaaaatccCAATAATGTTGAAACTAGCCAAGCTAAAATAGGTTTTCATCAAGCTCCAAAAGATCAGAAGGGTGAAGGTTCAATGAGCATTTGGAAATTTGATCAGGAACTATGTAGGAAAGCTTTAGCTAAAATGATAATTTTAGACGAGCAACCTTTTAGTTCTGTTGAAAAAGAGGGATTTAGGTACTTTTTAAGTGTGGCACAACCTCAGTTTCGAATTTCATCTCGTAAAACAGTGACAAGGGATTGTTTTGAACTTTTTTCTGAAGAAAAGCAAAAGCTTAAGACATTTTTCAAAGAGAACAATCAAAGAATCTGTTTGACAACAGATACATGGACttcaattcaaagaattaattatttgtgTCTCACTGGTCATTTTATCGATAAAGATTGGAAGTTGCATAAGAGGATACTGAATTTTTGCCCAGTAAGTAGCCACAAGGGTGATGATATGGCaattgcaataaccaagtgtTTACTTGATTGGGGTTTGGATAAAGTTTTTACTGTAACAGTTGATAACGCTAGTTCAAATGATGTTACAGTGAAAGAATTGTCAAAACAATTCAGTAAATGGGGAACAAATTTGATGGATGGTCATCACCTTCATGTTAGGTGTATGGCCCATGTGATCAATCTTATTGTTCAAGATGGTTTAAAAGAAATTGGTGATTCTGTTAGACGTGTTAGACAAGCTGTGAGATATATCAGACAATCTCCAGCAAGGATCAAAAGATTTAAAGATTGCTGTGAAATTGAAAAAATAACAAGTAAAAGGTCCTTGTGTTTAGATGTTGCCACTAGGTGGAATTCCACTTATTTGATGTTAAAAGCAGCTCAAGAATTTGAAAACGCTTTTGTAAGTTATGGCAATCTTGATCCCGGTTTGTTAGAATATCTTCTTCTTTATGTTTGTGAAGATGGAAAGATTGCAGGTGCCCTTACAAGTGATGATTGGGCTAATGTAAGACGGATGGAGAAGTTTCTTGAAACATTTTATAACCTTACATTGAGGGTATCGGGTTCATTATATGTAACATCAAATGTTCACTTCCACGAAATTGGTGAGCTTTATTGTGTTTTGAAATTGTTGACAGAGGGTGATGATattaatttgagtttgatgGCAAGGAAAATGAAAGCTAAATTTGACAAGTACTGGGGTGTTCCACAAAAGATGAATAAGATGATTTTTGTTTCATGTGTTCTTGATCCTcgattcaaatttgattatgtCGCTTTTGTTCTTTTGAGGATGTATGGGCAAGAAAAGGGAGAGAAAATGAGAGATGAAGTTAAGACATATATGACTAGTTTATTTGATGAATATCGAAAGGTAACTTCAAAAACTTTTGGAGTCTTGTCTGATTCACATTGTAGCACAATGGACTTATCATCAAGAATAAATTTTGGGAGCATTCACAAAGGAACACTAATACAACAAgaatatttaaaacataaagCAGAAAGTGGATGTATGGATGCTAAATCAGAGTTGGATAGGTATCTTGGTGAAGAAATTGAGGTTGCAAATGAGCAATTTGATATTTTACTTTGGTGGAAAATGAACTCACCTAGATTTCCTTCTCTTGCTGATATGGCTCGTCATGTGTTAGCGATTCCAATTTCTACTGTGGCTTCGGAAAGTGCGTTTAGTACCGGAGGACGTGTTCTTGATTCATTTAGAAGTTCATTGACTCCTAGGTTGGTGCAAGCTCTTGTTTGTGTTCAAGATTGGCTTCGAAATGAATCTTCACCAGTTAAAACAGAGGAGGAGTTGGATCATCTTGAGCGACTTGAATCTGGTGTGTACCTCATATCTTTTTatgttataattattttattccttatcgccTATCGGTTGATGATGccaatttttaattgttttcccAGATTTTCTCAATAA